In Asanoa sp. WMMD1127, one genomic interval encodes:
- a CDS encoding cation:proton antiporter regulatory subunit: MRVRVEQTSLPGIGVRHDFVSESGQRLGVVSHRDGRRALIVYDRDDPDARLAAIPLTDDEAEALADLLGASLMLGQLAGLRDQAAGLLTEQIALPASSPFVGRPLGDTRARTRTSASIVAVLRAARVIPSPGPDFRFESGDVVVAVGTRKGLDALTRILADNDPDG, from the coding sequence GTGCGAGTACGGGTGGAACAGACATCGTTACCCGGGATCGGGGTCCGGCACGACTTCGTCTCGGAGTCCGGCCAGCGGCTCGGCGTGGTGTCGCATCGCGACGGTCGCCGGGCATTGATCGTCTACGACCGCGACGACCCGGACGCGCGCCTGGCCGCGATCCCGCTGACCGACGACGAGGCGGAGGCGCTTGCCGACCTGCTCGGCGCGTCGCTCATGCTGGGCCAGCTCGCCGGGCTGCGCGACCAGGCCGCCGGCCTGCTCACCGAGCAGATCGCGCTGCCGGCCAGCTCGCCGTTCGTCGGGCGGCCGTTGGGCGACACCCGTGCCCGCACGCGCACCAGCGCCTCCATCGTCGCGGTGCTGCGCGCCGCCCGGGTGATCCCGTCGCCCGGCCCGGACTTCCGGTTCGAGAGCGGTGACGTCGTGGTCGCGGTGGGCACCCGCAAGGGCCTCGACGCGTTGACCCGCATCCTCGCCGACAACGATCCGGACGGCTGA
- a CDS encoding cation:proton antiporter, whose protein sequence is MHESTTVLLIEVGALMFLLGLLGRLSRRFGISPIPLYLLAGLAFGHGGLLPLNASEEFFSVGAEIGVILLLVLLGLEYSADELVGNLRAAAPVGLLDAVLNALPGAAFALLLGWGWVAAVVLAGVTWVTSSGVVAKVLADLGRLGNRETPVVLSVLVMEDLAMALYLPLLTALLAGTGLLGGGVALVIAVGTVSIVLVVAIRFGGWISNAISARDPEALLLGVFGLTLLVAGLAAQLKVSAAVGAFLVGIAVSGPVAHHATRLLSPLRDIFAAVFFVFFGLTTDPADIPPVLLPAIGLAVVTIATKTLTGYVAARRAGIAVRGRWRAGFALTPRGEFSIVIAGLAVATPGIVPELGALATAYVLITVVVGPVIARVPDFEWFKALIRRRTAAAPALATGDLPTVPAQPDPEGTLTPHTPDATAK, encoded by the coding sequence ATGCACGAGAGCACGACGGTCCTCCTGATCGAGGTCGGGGCGCTGATGTTCCTCCTCGGCCTGCTCGGGCGGCTCAGCCGCCGGTTCGGCATCTCGCCCATCCCGCTCTACCTGCTCGCCGGCCTGGCCTTCGGCCACGGTGGGCTCCTGCCGCTCAACGCCAGCGAGGAGTTCTTCTCCGTCGGCGCCGAGATCGGCGTGATCCTCCTGCTCGTGCTGCTCGGCCTGGAATATTCGGCCGACGAGCTCGTCGGCAACCTTCGCGCGGCCGCGCCGGTCGGACTGCTCGACGCGGTGCTCAACGCGCTGCCCGGCGCGGCGTTCGCCCTGCTGCTCGGCTGGGGCTGGGTCGCCGCGGTGGTGCTCGCCGGCGTCACCTGGGTGACCTCCTCGGGCGTGGTCGCCAAGGTGCTGGCCGACCTCGGCCGGCTGGGCAACCGGGAGACGCCCGTGGTGCTCTCCGTCCTCGTCATGGAAGACCTGGCGATGGCGCTCTACCTGCCGTTGCTGACCGCGCTGCTGGCCGGCACCGGGCTGCTGGGCGGCGGTGTCGCGCTGGTCATCGCCGTCGGCACGGTGTCGATCGTGCTCGTCGTGGCGATCCGGTTCGGCGGCTGGATCTCCAACGCCATCTCCGCGCGCGACCCGGAAGCGCTGCTGCTCGGCGTTTTCGGCTTGACCCTGCTGGTCGCCGGCCTGGCCGCGCAGCTCAAGGTGTCCGCCGCGGTCGGCGCGTTCCTGGTCGGCATCGCGGTCTCCGGGCCCGTCGCGCACCACGCCACCCGCCTGCTCTCGCCGCTGCGCGACATCTTCGCCGCCGTGTTCTTCGTGTTCTTCGGGCTGACGACGGACCCGGCCGACATCCCGCCGGTGCTGCTGCCCGCGATCGGGCTGGCGGTGGTCACGATCGCGACGAAGACCCTCACCGGGTACGTGGCCGCGCGGCGCGCCGGCATCGCGGTGCGCGGCCGCTGGCGGGCCGGTTTCGCGCTGACCCCGCGCGGCGAGTTCTCGATCGTCATCGCCGGTCTGGCCGTCGCCACGCCCGGCATCGTCCCGGAGCTCGGCGCGCTCGCGACCGCGTACGTGTTGATCACTGTCGTGGTCGGCCCGGTCATCGCCCGGGTGCCGGACTTCGAGTGGTTCAAGGCGCTCATCCGGCGGCGGACGGCCGCCGCCCCCGCGCTCGCGACCGGCGATCTGCCCACCGTGCCGGCGCAGCCGGACCCTGAAGGAACGTTAACTCCACACACACCGGACGCTACTGCCAAGTAA